CTATTTGGGTTGCTTTCATCGTTCCAAGCTTCAGATAATTGTGGAATATCTGAAACTCGGGTGTTTATTTCCCAACGTTGTTGTTTTCCGTATCGTTTACGAATCTTTTCCTTTGTTCTACGGGAACACTCAGGACAAGATGGCATATAAACTGGCGCTGTTTGGAATCGATGTCCACAGTTAGGGCATTTCCACCAATATTGTTTTATTGCAGAGTTACGTGGTGCTGTCTTCCATTCGTCAATGTTGTTCCGCTCAAAGTCCCACCATTCATACAATCCAGAATCGGAATCAGAGACGAGAGGTTTTCCCTGGTTTCTTGGTTTTACTGTCGCAGATCCAGCTTTACTCATGCAAGGGCATCCAAATTGAAAAATACTGGAATCTTCAATGAGTCTGCGACCACATCGAAGACATTCAACAATTATTGCATAGAGACGTTGACCGTCATAGAGGACATCAACAAGGTTAAAACTGCATTCTTTGCATTTCTCTTGGATACGTTTATAGTCTTTTGCTTGTTGATCTTTAGAGACCACTGTAGGCTGTTGCTGTTTATGTCCTCTCAGATAACAAGCATCACAAGCGACTCGTTCGTAAGGAGATAATTCCCGCTTCCAGACTGTTTTTGGAATGTAATCCGCAGCGATTCCACATTCAATGCACTGGCATCTAACATATTTGCTTGTGTTCTGGAACTCACCAATGAGTTCCAAACCTTTTTCAAGAAACTTTTTATGAACACAGTTCATGCAGACTCGTGCTTTTGGTTTGAATACAGGGTTAACGCCACATATTCGACACAGTCTTTCTGCCATGATGTAAATTATATCGGTTTATAATTTCTGCAAGTTCATAGGGGAAAGATTTCAGGTATTTGCGTATTCTTTTTCGATTGAGCGGAAGTCATCGATCATCGGCTTGACGCGGGCGAACCAATGACAGAGGAAGGGAACACCCTCTTCGCCAAACGTGGAAGACAGAATATTGCCTTGATTGTCCATGACGGCGGTGCGGTCAAAGCCCTGTTCGAAGATGCGCAGAGAGTCGTCGTCCCATTGCATTTTGATGCCATCGATGATGAACACATTTTCGTCGCTCATGTCTCCTCCTTCAGTATTTGAATCCGTGAATCTGAAACTAGTTTAGCAGAGATTGCTCCATTCCAAGGGGTGAAGATCAGTGCTGACCGGCGTTGAGCCAGGCTATGGCCAGTTGGGTGCGGTTGGCGAGGCAGAGCTTGGTGAGAATGTCGGTGATACGGTTGCGGACGGTGCCTTCGCTTAGGTAGAGCTGGGCGGCGATGTCGTGGTTATCAAGGCCTTGGGCGACCAAACTGGCGATGTCGCGTTCGCGAGCGCTCAATGTTGAGAACGCTGAAGTGGGCACATTGATAACGTCTTTCAGGGGTGCGTTCGATGGGACATCTCTAGGGATGTCACGTTCGCGGGCTGTGAATGACGTGTTCATGCGGGTGTTGTCTCCGGCTTCACTTCTACTGGTTGCTGAAGCGGCTGCGGATAGTTTGCCGAGCACTTGTGCGCCGAGTACGACCTGACCGGCCATTACCGCCTGAAGCGCAGGGCCTACGGAAGACGCATCCTGCTTGATGAGGTAGCCTTTGGCTCCCAGCGCGATGGCCTGATCGATGTATTCCTTATCATCGAAGGTGGTGAGGAAAAGGATACGGGCGGCCTTGTCACGCGCTAGGATTCGCCGTGCGGCTTCCAGACCGTCGACGCCGGGCATCTGGATATCAATCAAGAGCACGTCGGGTCTGTCTGCTGGGTCGCCAAAATATTTGGCTATTGCCGCTTCGCCGTCATTCGCGGTCCATAACACCTCTGCGGC
This genomic stretch from Bifidobacterium sp. ESL0690 harbors:
- a CDS encoding response regulator transcription factor is translated as MKTAIVDDDPIVCSSLTTILEAVNAAEVLWTANDGEAAIAKYFGDPADRPDVLLIDIQMPGVDGLEAARRILARDKAARILFLTTFDDKEYIDQAIALGAKGYLIKQDASSVGPALQAVMAGQVVLGAQVLGKLSAAASATSRSEAGDNTRMNTSFTARERDIPRDVPSNAPLKDVINVPTSAFSTLSARERDIASLVAQGLDNHDIAAQLYLSEGTVRNRITDILTKLCLANRTQLAIAWLNAGQH